One part of the Lapillicoccus jejuensis genome encodes these proteins:
- a CDS encoding TetR/AcrR family transcriptional regulator, giving the protein MTGPQRREQLLEIGRALFAEKGFEGTSVEEIAAKAKVSKPVVYEHFGGKEGLYAVVVDREVTSLLDQVTAALDPEHGARQLLESAALALLEYVDTSTDGFRILVRDSPTGQSTGSFASLISDVATRVEHLLAAEFKSRKLDPKTAPLYAQMLVGMVALTSQWWLESRRFKKDEVAAHLVNLAWNGLQGLERKPRLGSP; this is encoded by the coding sequence ATGACCGGGCCGCAGCGGCGCGAGCAGCTGCTCGAGATCGGCCGCGCGCTGTTCGCGGAGAAGGGCTTCGAGGGCACGTCGGTCGAGGAGATCGCCGCCAAGGCGAAGGTGAGCAAGCCGGTCGTCTACGAGCACTTCGGCGGCAAGGAGGGCCTCTACGCCGTCGTCGTCGACCGCGAGGTCACCTCGCTGCTCGACCAGGTGACCGCCGCGCTCGACCCTGAGCACGGGGCGCGGCAGCTGCTCGAGTCGGCGGCGCTGGCGCTGCTGGAGTACGTCGACACCTCGACCGACGGCTTCCGGATCCTCGTGCGCGACTCCCCCACCGGCCAGTCGACGGGGTCGTTCGCGAGCCTCATCAGCGACGTCGCGACCCGGGTCGAGCACCTGCTGGCGGCGGAGTTCAAGAGCCGCAAGCTCGACCCGAAGACCGCGCCGCTCTACGCGCAGATGCTCGTCGGCATGGTCGCCCTGACCAGCCAGTGGTGGCTGGAGTCGCGCCGCTTCAAGAAGGACGAGGTCGCCGCGCACCTGGTCAACCTCGCCTGGAACGGCCTGCAGGGCCTCGAGCGCAAGCCGCGCCTGGGCTCCCCGTAG
- a CDS encoding CGNR zinc finger domain-containing protein, which yields MLFAHDTEVALQAACDLVNTMPGSVPGDTDVDTLTTGDELDAFVLEHEFTGSRAHDAAELRAVRRLRPRLRELWTLAVDGQETEAVGEVNALLAEARALPQLVRHDQWSWHLHATPPEAPLATRMAVEAAMAVVDLIRSDELDRLKVCEAEDCDDVLVDLSKNRSRRYCDGGCGNRANVAAYRARRARSS from the coding sequence ATGCTGTTCGCCCATGACACCGAGGTGGCGCTCCAGGCCGCCTGCGACCTGGTCAACACGATGCCGGGCAGCGTGCCGGGCGACACCGACGTCGACACCCTCACCACCGGCGACGAGCTGGACGCGTTCGTGCTCGAGCACGAGTTCACCGGCAGCCGCGCGCACGATGCGGCCGAGCTGCGGGCCGTACGACGCCTGCGCCCGCGGCTGCGCGAGCTGTGGACCCTCGCCGTCGACGGTCAGGAGACCGAGGCGGTCGGCGAGGTCAACGCGCTGCTCGCCGAGGCCCGGGCCCTGCCCCAGCTGGTGCGGCACGACCAGTGGTCCTGGCACCTGCACGCGACGCCGCCCGAGGCGCCGCTCGCGACCCGGATGGCCGTCGAGGCGGCGATGGCCGTCGTCGACCTCATCCGCTCCGACGAGCTGGACCGGCTCAAGGTGTGCGAGGCCGAGGACTGCGACGACGTCCTCGTCGACCTGAGCAAGAACCGCTCGCGCCGCTACTGCGACGGCGGCTGCGGCAACCGCGCCAACGTCGCGGCCTACCGGGCGCGGCGGGCCCGCTCCTCCTAG
- the glmU gene encoding bifunctional UDP-N-acetylglucosamine diphosphorylase/glucosamine-1-phosphate N-acetyltransferase GlmU — MSSQGPARPAAVVVLAAGEGTRMRSRTAKVLHRIGGLSLLGHALRAARATGPEHLAVVVRHQRDDVAAHIAQVDPTAVVADQDEVKGTGRATECGLAVLPDGLEGTVLVTYGDVPLLAADTLLALLQAHTGAGAAVTVLTSLVDDPTGYGRVLRDADGAVSAIVEQKDATEQQRAVREINSGIYAFDAAVLRDALAEVTTDNAQGEKYLTDVVAIARRRGLVVAGHELADVWQTEGVNDKVQLARLGAELNRRTVEKAMRDGAVVVDPATTWIDVDVTVGEDTVVRPNTQLLGATSVGAGCTIGPDTTLTDTEVGDGAEVVRTQAVLAVVGPGASVGPFSYLRPGTRLGARGKIGGFVETKNAEIGDGAKVPHLSYVGDATIGEGANLGAGTIVANYDGVTKSRTSVGAHSFVGSDSVLVAPVTIADGAYVAAGSALTGDVGPGELGVSRARQRNVPQWVARRRAGTATDRAAQAALAARHDQPDQPDQPDQPDQPDQPDQHDQHGDPAQDQQEEQA, encoded by the coding sequence GTGAGCAGCCAAGGACCCGCCCGCCCGGCCGCCGTCGTCGTCCTCGCCGCGGGCGAGGGGACGCGGATGCGCTCGCGCACCGCGAAGGTGCTGCACCGGATCGGTGGGCTGAGCCTGCTCGGGCACGCGCTGCGCGCCGCGCGCGCGACCGGCCCCGAGCACCTCGCCGTCGTCGTGCGCCACCAGCGCGACGACGTCGCGGCGCACATCGCGCAGGTCGACCCGACCGCGGTCGTCGCCGACCAGGACGAGGTCAAGGGGACGGGCCGCGCCACCGAGTGCGGGCTCGCCGTGCTCCCCGACGGGCTCGAGGGCACCGTCCTCGTCACGTACGGCGACGTGCCCCTCCTCGCCGCCGACACCCTCCTCGCGCTCCTCCAGGCTCACACCGGCGCGGGCGCCGCGGTCACCGTCCTCACCAGCCTCGTCGACGACCCGACCGGCTACGGCCGGGTCCTGCGCGACGCCGACGGCGCGGTGAGCGCGATCGTCGAGCAGAAGGACGCGACCGAGCAGCAGCGCGCCGTGCGGGAGATCAACTCCGGGATCTACGCGTTCGACGCCGCGGTCCTGCGCGACGCTCTCGCGGAGGTGACGACCGACAACGCGCAGGGCGAGAAGTACCTCACCGACGTCGTCGCCATCGCCCGCCGCCGCGGCCTCGTCGTCGCCGGCCACGAGCTGGCCGACGTCTGGCAGACCGAGGGCGTCAACGACAAGGTGCAGCTGGCCCGGCTCGGGGCCGAGCTCAACCGACGGACCGTCGAGAAGGCGATGCGCGACGGCGCCGTCGTCGTCGACCCGGCGACGACGTGGATCGACGTCGACGTGACGGTCGGCGAGGACACCGTCGTCCGGCCGAACACGCAGCTGCTCGGCGCGACGAGCGTCGGCGCCGGCTGCACGATCGGCCCGGACACGACGCTCACCGACACCGAGGTGGGCGACGGGGCCGAGGTCGTGCGCACCCAGGCCGTCCTCGCGGTCGTCGGCCCGGGCGCGAGCGTCGGCCCGTTCTCCTACCTGCGCCCCGGCACCCGGCTCGGCGCCCGCGGCAAGATCGGCGGGTTCGTCGAGACGAAGAACGCCGAGATCGGCGACGGGGCCAAGGTCCCGCACCTGTCCTACGTCGGCGACGCCACCATCGGCGAGGGCGCCAACCTCGGCGCCGGCACGATCGTCGCCAACTACGACGGGGTGACCAAGAGCCGCACGAGCGTGGGCGCGCACTCCTTCGTCGGCAGCGACTCGGTGCTCGTCGCGCCGGTGACCATCGCCGACGGGGCGTACGTCGCCGCCGGGTCGGCCCTCACGGGTGACGTCGGCCCGGGCGAGCTGGGCGTGAGCCGCGCGCGGCAGCGCAACGTCCCGCAGTGGGTGGCCCGCCGCCGGGCGGGGACGGCCACCGACCGCGCCGCGCAGGCCGCCCTCGCGGCCCGGCACGACCAGCCGGACCAGCCGGACCAGCCGGACCAGCCGGACCAGCCGGACCAGCCGGACCAGCACGACCAGCACGGGGACCCCGCGCAGGACCAGCAGGAGGAGCAGGCGTGA
- a CDS encoding methyltransferase domain-containing protein, whose protein sequence is MPTWDPTQYAVFAGHRGRPFADLLARVGAEDPRLVVDLGCGDGPLTLGLAQRWPRARVVGLDASAAMLARARELDGAGRVEWHEVRAQDWDPTGLGAPVDVLTSNATLQWVPEHRELLPRWVDALAPGGRLALQVPANFDAPSHVLMRAVAADGPWAERLAGVLRHDDAVAEPGEYLALLAGLGLEADVWETTYLHVLDPEGAQRQPVLEWVRGTGLRPVLDALTDEDERAAFVARYTAALDAAYPRTPYGVVLPFRRLFAVARKP, encoded by the coding sequence GTGCCCACCTGGGACCCCACGCAGTACGCCGTCTTCGCCGGCCACCGCGGACGCCCGTTCGCCGACCTGCTGGCCCGGGTCGGTGCCGAGGACCCGCGGCTCGTCGTCGACCTCGGCTGCGGCGACGGCCCGCTCACGCTCGGCCTCGCGCAGCGCTGGCCGCGCGCGCGCGTCGTCGGCCTCGACGCCTCGGCCGCGATGCTGGCCCGGGCCCGCGAGCTCGACGGGGCCGGCCGCGTCGAGTGGCACGAGGTCCGCGCGCAGGACTGGGACCCGACGGGTCTCGGCGCCCCGGTCGACGTCCTGACGAGCAACGCGACCCTGCAGTGGGTCCCCGAGCACCGCGAGCTGCTCCCGCGGTGGGTCGACGCGCTGGCCCCCGGTGGCCGGCTCGCGCTCCAGGTGCCTGCGAACTTCGACGCGCCGTCGCACGTGCTCATGCGCGCGGTCGCGGCCGACGGTCCGTGGGCCGAGCGGCTCGCCGGGGTGCTGCGGCACGACGACGCCGTGGCCGAGCCGGGGGAGTACCTCGCCCTGCTCGCCGGGCTCGGCCTCGAGGCGGACGTGTGGGAGACGACGTACCTGCACGTCCTCGACCCCGAGGGTGCCCAGCGGCAGCCGGTGCTCGAGTGGGTGCGCGGCACCGGGCTGCGGCCGGTGCTCGACGCCCTCACCGACGAGGACGAGCGCGCGGCCTTCGTCGCGCGCTACACCGCCGCCCTCGACGCGGCGTACCCGAGGACGCCGTACGGCGTGGTGCTGCCCTTCCGCCGCCTCTTCGCCGTCGCGCGCAAGCCGTAG
- a CDS encoding N-acetylmuramoyl-L-alanine amidase: MRRRRPRPARAAAGAAIVTTALLTVGACAEPDPPAGGPVSSAAASAPAATTMSVRPTTSAAPSVPVVDSLVPFDDTRKVETAAYSLRHYGDDTWRLTPSMVVLHYSGGGSWEGVRDTFAPDVANLGEKPNTCAHFVVDQDGTVHALVPVTIRCRHTIGLNDRAIGIEVVQPALPDPRAADAAILARRPQVTALAALVRMLQARYGIPADAVIGHAMANDDPRFHDLLGWRNDHVDWQEPDVVAFRRLLSVAAAPG; the protein is encoded by the coding sequence GTGCGACGACGACGGCCGAGGCCCGCCCGGGCCGCGGCGGGGGCCGCGATCGTCACGACGGCCCTGCTCACCGTCGGCGCGTGCGCCGAGCCCGACCCGCCGGCCGGCGGGCCGGTGTCGTCCGCGGCGGCGTCCGCCCCCGCCGCGACGACGATGAGCGTGCGCCCGACGACGAGCGCGGCACCGAGCGTGCCCGTCGTGGACTCGCTCGTCCCGTTCGACGACACCCGCAAGGTCGAGACGGCCGCCTACTCGCTGCGCCACTACGGCGACGACACCTGGCGGCTCACGCCGAGCATGGTCGTCCTGCACTACTCCGGCGGCGGCTCCTGGGAGGGGGTGCGCGACACCTTCGCCCCGGACGTGGCCAACCTCGGCGAGAAGCCCAACACGTGCGCCCACTTCGTCGTCGACCAGGACGGGACGGTCCACGCGCTCGTCCCCGTGACGATCCGCTGCCGGCACACGATCGGCCTCAACGACCGCGCCATCGGGATCGAGGTCGTCCAGCCGGCGCTGCCCGACCCCCGCGCCGCCGACGCGGCGATCCTCGCCCGCCGGCCCCAGGTCACCGCGCTCGCGGCGCTCGTCCGGATGCTCCAGGCGCGCTACGGCATCCCCGCCGACGCGGTCATCGGCCACGCGATGGCGAACGACGACCCCCGGTTCCACGACCTGCTCGGCTGGCGCAACGACCACGTCGACTGGCAGGAGCCCGACGTCGTCGCCTTCCGCCGGCTGCTCTCGGTGGCCGCTGCGCCTGGGTAG
- a CDS encoding ribose-phosphate diphosphokinase, protein MTGIQRTTEKNLMVFTGRAHPELAREVAAELGTELVPTSAYDFANGEIYVRYEESVRGCDAFVIQSHTAPINEWIMEHLIMVDALKRASAKRITVVLPFYGYARQDKKHRGREPISARLMADLFKAAGADRLMAVDLHTAQIQGFFDGPVDHLMALPILTEYVAQKYGDQPLAVVSPDAGRIKVAEDWSHRLGGAPLAFIHKTRDINRPNETVANRVVGLVEGRVCILVDDMIDTAGTITKAADALMADGAKGVVIAATHPILSGPAVDRLKSCAATEVVVTNTLPVSPDREFDKLTTLSIAPLISRAIREVFEDGSVTSLFDGKA, encoded by the coding sequence GTGACCGGCATCCAGAGGACGACCGAGAAGAACCTCATGGTCTTCACGGGTCGCGCGCACCCCGAGCTGGCCCGCGAGGTCGCCGCGGAGCTCGGCACCGAGCTGGTGCCGACGTCGGCGTACGACTTCGCCAACGGCGAGATCTACGTGCGGTACGAGGAGTCGGTGCGCGGCTGCGACGCCTTCGTCATCCAGAGCCACACGGCGCCGATCAACGAGTGGATCATGGAGCACCTGATCATGGTCGACGCGCTCAAGCGCGCCTCGGCCAAGCGGATCACGGTGGTCCTGCCGTTCTACGGCTACGCCCGCCAGGACAAGAAGCACCGGGGCCGCGAGCCGATCTCGGCCCGGCTCATGGCCGACCTCTTCAAGGCCGCCGGCGCCGACCGGCTCATGGCGGTCGACCTGCACACCGCGCAGATCCAGGGCTTCTTCGACGGCCCCGTCGACCACCTCATGGCCCTGCCGATCCTCACGGAGTACGTCGCGCAGAAGTACGGCGACCAGCCGCTCGCGGTCGTCTCGCCGGACGCCGGCCGGATCAAGGTCGCCGAGGACTGGTCGCACCGCCTCGGGGGCGCGCCGCTGGCCTTCATCCACAAAACCCGGGACATCAACCGCCCCAACGAGACCGTCGCGAACCGGGTCGTCGGTCTCGTCGAGGGCCGGGTGTGCATCCTCGTCGACGACATGATCGACACGGCCGGCACGATCACCAAGGCGGCCGACGCGCTCATGGCCGACGGGGCCAAGGGGGTCGTCATCGCCGCGACCCACCCGATCCTGTCCGGCCCCGCGGTCGACCGGCTCAAGAGCTGCGCCGCGACCGAGGTCGTCGTCACCAACACGCTGCCGGTCTCGCCGGACCGCGAGTTCGACAAGCTGACGACGCTGTCCATCGCGCCGCTCATCAGCCGCGCGATCCGCGAGGTCTTCGAGGACGGGTCGGTGACGAGCCTCTTCGACGGCAAGGCCTAG
- a CDS encoding MarR family winged helix-turn-helix transcriptional regulator, with translation MTTDEARPAPEQYRSAGDEVDRIVGAWERERPDLDASPLHVLSRISRLARHLDLARGTAFARHGLEGWEFDVLSALRRSGEPYQLSPGQLVTQTLVTSGTMTNRVDRLAARGFVERHPDSRDRRGVLVALTPSGREVVDAALADLLDRERDLLRDLPPREREALTSTLRVLLQPFDG, from the coding sequence ATGACGACGGACGAGGCGCGCCCCGCCCCCGAGCAGTACCGCTCGGCGGGCGACGAGGTCGACCGGATCGTCGGGGCGTGGGAGCGCGAGCGCCCTGACCTCGACGCCTCCCCGCTGCACGTCCTGTCCCGGATCTCGCGCCTCGCCCGGCACCTCGACCTCGCCCGCGGGACCGCCTTCGCGCGGCACGGCCTCGAGGGGTGGGAGTTCGACGTCCTGTCGGCGCTGCGTCGCTCGGGCGAGCCCTACCAGCTCTCCCCCGGCCAGCTCGTCACGCAGACCCTCGTCACCTCGGGGACGATGACCAACCGGGTCGACCGGCTCGCCGCGCGCGGGTTCGTCGAGCGGCACCCCGACAGCCGCGACCGGCGCGGGGTGCTCGTCGCGCTCACGCCGTCCGGCCGCGAGGTCGTCGACGCGGCGCTGGCCGACCTCCTGGATCGCGAGCGCGACCTGCTGCGCGACCTGCCACCCCGGGAGCGCGAGGCGCTGACCTCGACGTTGCGGGTCCTGCTCCAGCCCTTCGACGGCTGA